The sequence ATAGACGGTGACTAGACTTTGAGAACAGCATTAGCGGTCATAGTTGCAGGTGTATTTATGCTGATAGGGTGGATTGTGCTGGCCGCATTGCTTTATGGCGTAATGTATGTGGCCTCACACGCCAGGGAAGGCATTGGCCTGATCCACCTCCTAAATATTATACTTATGTGGATTCTCGGGCCTGGGTTCGGTGGATTTTTGGCCACTTATATAACGCCCAGGGTTTTCAAGACAGTTGATGCCACAACGATAGCTACAAGCTTTATCTCTGTTGTTGTAACGCTTGCCGTCGTAATCAGTCTACTATCCCTGACGCTCACGCCACATAATGGCGGCGGGTTGGGCGAGTTTGCCCTGTTTGCTGTTCAGGTCGCTGCAATTGTTATCGGTGCCATAATAGGTAAAAGTGTCTATATCCAAAGCAGCGCATGAGATGGTGCTCCCGCCGACCGCTCAACCACTGGGCGGTTTTGCATCGGCTGAGCTTGGTCGTTACCCATTGGTGGAGAGGTTTGTGTGTTCGGGCAACCACTTGTAAGAACCCATGGTCTTAAATGGGGTAGCACCACTGAACCCACGCATCAGGCGAAATCGGGGCAAGACCCGTAGATCGATTCAGGGGGGTCGACACACTCGTCGTCAGTGACCCTGCACACTCGACGATCAATCGGGATTCCCTCCAGTCAGGAAGCACCCGAGTAAGTGAGCTCTTAGGGCCGCAGCCCCGAATGGGGCTCTGCTTCTCCTGTTCGGGTTATACTCCGATCGCGCGGTCACCAATCTAACTGGCGACTGTGAATCGACGCGGGGATCAGCGCCGTTCCTTGGCCATGGCCGCTATAACCCTATCTTCGAACTCCCCCCAGACTTCACCAGCACGAGCACCAGTCGTGGCGCCCCAGAACATGCCACATTTCCTGAACCACTCGAGCGAACTGTCATTTAGGGCCTCTAGGCAATACGCACTATATGCATCAGCTTCCGCTTCACTCCTGATCTGACCGTCCTTGATGGCGGCAAAGCCGGCGATAAGCAATACGTTTTCTAGCCCTCGGTCGTTGTTCATCAATGACATGTCGGCGTACACCCGAACCTTCGCCTCGATGAGGCCTAGCTTGAAGGCACAAAACATACCTTTGACCGCGATCGAGTCCGATATTGTGTCAACGGCAACTGAAAACTGACCCACTTTAACGGTATTTCTGCAAAGTAAAATTGACCCACCCGGCTAGTTGTTGTCGCTGGCTGGGGGCTTCATGATCCCCGCCTTGTGTTTCTCCCGCAGCCTGTAGCTGTCGCCTTTGATCTGGATCACATGGGAGTGATGCAGTATGCGATCCAGCATGGCGGCGGTCAGTGCCGTGTTGCCCGCGAAGGTCTCATCCCACTGCCCGAAGGAGAGATTGGAGGTCAGGATGATGGATCCCTTCTCGTAGCGCTGGGTGATCACCTGGAAGAACAGATTGGCCTGATCCCGATTCATGGGCAGATAGCCGATTTCGTCGATGATCAGCAGGCTGGGCCCGTTGACACTGCGGCGCAGGACCTGCTTGAGTCGTCCCTGGCGCTGGGCGGTATCGAGCTGCAACAGCAGATCGGCCGCCGTGATGAAGCGCGTCTTCAGTCCCGCCTGGGTGGCCAGGTAGCCCAAGGCAATCGCCAAGTGGGTCTTGCCGACCCCGCTGGGGCCGAGCAGCACGATGTTTTCCTTGCGCTCCACGAAGGCCATCGAGCTCAGCGCCTGGATCTGCTTTTTCGGAGCCCCGACGGCAAAGCGAAAGTCATACTCGTCGAGTAGCTTGATGGCCGGAAAGCCCGCCATCTTGACCAGCACGCTGCGGCTGCGCTGTTGGCGCACCTCAAGTTCCGCCTTCAGGCACTGCTCCAGGTAGTCCGTGTAGCTGGACTCGGTCTTCGCCGCCGCCTGCGCCAGGGTGTCGTACTGGCTGGCGATTCCGGCCAGCCCCAAGGTGTCGCAGACCGCCAGGAGACGCTCGACTTGCAGGCTCATGACTGGCCCTCCTGCAACAGGGCATCGTAGACGGCGAGCGGATGTTGCAGCATCTCGGGGGCAAAGCGTTGCGGCGTGGGCGCCCGGGGCCGGGCCAGCGGGGTCACGTTCTCGGGCAACGCCAAGGGCAGCAGCGCCTCGCGCTCCTCGGCCCAGCGCTGGGCTGGAACCGCCTCGGTCGTGGCGTGCGTACGCGCATTGGCCACGTCGCGCAGCCACGTGCGCACCTCCAGGTTGGCCGTCTCCACATCCAGCACCAGCCCGCCCTGGCTGAGCCGCGTGCACAGCGGGACAAAGAAGCTGTGGCGCAGATAGCCGATGAAGCGCTCGACCTTGCCCTTGGTCTTGGCCCGGTAGGGACGGCACAAGCGCGGCGTGAAGCCCGTGTGCCTGGCGAAATCCCACAGCGCGGGATGGAAGCGGTGCTGATCGCGCCCGTAGGCATGGCGTTGTTGCACCACCGTGCGCATGTTGTCATAAAGCACCTCCCGGGGTATCCCCTGGAAGTAGGCAAAGGCGCTCTCATGGCAGTGCTTGAGTGTCTCGAAGCGCTCGTTGGTGACAAACTCCACATAGCTGTAGCGGCTCCAGCCCAGGGTCGCCACGAAGGCCGACAGCGGGTGCCTGCCGCGGCGGAACACACCCCAGTCGACCTGCATCTGCTGCCCCGGCTCGGTCTCGAAACGCACCACCGGGTCGGGCCGGGGTGTTGGTCGTAACTCGGCCATGAAGTAGCGCAACAGGCGGATACTGCCCTGATAGCCCAGCGCCCTGATCTCGCGCTCGATCACCGTGGCCGGGATCCAATGCGGCCTGGCCGCTTCCAGGCGTTCCCGGATGTAACCCTCGTAGGGCGCCAACTTGCCGCACCGTGGGGGACGCGCCGCGTAGCGGGGCTCGCCATCCGACCTCAGGTACTTGCGTACCGTGTTGCGCGACAGGCCCGTGTGCCGGGCGATCTCCCGGATCCCCGCCCCTTGACGATGCAAAATCTTGATCTCCATACACCCTTCCTTCTTGATCATCTCGGTCCCCCTGCGAATTCTGGGGGTCGAGGTTAATGAAGGGTGGCTTGGGTTCAACTTCAGTTTCAGGCGTGGGTCAGTTCCTCATGCTGGTGACAGCGTGATTGGGCGGACTGCAAGAGAACCACTCAACCATCTAAATCTGCGGATGTTTCCTGGCCCCTGTTGTCTCTTCCGCCTGGCACAGGCGGAAGGGCGTTCAAGCGCATTCCCGGCATAGAGAATTTTTTTCATTCTCTGTGCAAATCTGCCAGTGAGATTAGCTATACGAGTCGAGGGCAACCTCATCTAATGTGTAGAAACTCTCAAAGGAGATCAAAAATGAAGCATTACGACGTGACTCCGCACACGTGCAATGACCCGTGGCAAGACATTGTTCGAAGGGAGAAGTTGATTACCCAGAGTGTACGGGAGAAGGTCCGCCGTGAGAATCTTCCCTTAGTTAGCTGGCTGTTTGAGGAAGCAGCACGACAAGGGCTCGATACACCCGGGCTGGCGAGTCTGCTGAAGGTCACGCTTGGCTATCTTGAGCAGCTGAAGCGCGGGGTTCGTAGCACAAGAGCAATCTCGTATGAGTTCTCGACATCGTGTGCAAGATTTCTCAATGTGCCTCGTGTCGCTGTACTGCTTGCGGCCGATCAACTGAGTATGGAGGACTATTATGCCTCTACAGATTCGCTTGCGCGGGACGTCGATCGCGCTCTAGATGTAGTTAGGCGAGACCCCGAATGGTCTGTGTGGCTCCCACGAAACATCCACGCGGCAGACTATGAGGTGAAGCAGTTGGTTGTTATTGAACCGCCCCGGGAATTGCGGAGGCTGGTTGGTTTAAGTCAAGCCGCCATTACGGCCTGACTGGCGAGTTGCCGATAGTAGTTTGCCTCAGCTTCCACCGGCGGAATATACCCCAAGGGCTCCATCAACCTCTGATGATTGAACCAGGACACCCATTCCAGCGTCGCCAGCTCCACCGACTCCCTGGACCTCCAGGGGCCGCGGCGATGGATCAGTTCCGCCTTGTACAGGCCGTTGATGGTCTCGGCCAAGGCATTGTCGTAGCTGTCGCCACGGCTGCCGACCGACGGCTCGATACCGGCTTCGGAAAGTCGCTCCGTGTAGCGAATGCTGACGTATTGCGACCCGCGGTCGGAGTGATGGATCAGGGCATCGTTATGCTCGGGCTGCCGAGCGTAGAGCGCCTGCTCCAGGGCATCGAGCACGAAGTCCGTGGTCATGGTGCAGCTGACGCGCCATCCCACGATGCGCCGTGCGAAGACGTCGACAACGAAGGCCACGTACAGCCATCCCTGCCAGGTCGAAACGTAGGTGAAGTCCGACACCCAGAGCTGGTTGGGGCGCTCGGCCTGGAACTGCCGATTAACCCGATCCAACGGACATGGCGCCGATCGGTCCGCCACGGTGGTGCGAACCGTCTTGCCACGGCGTGCCCCCTGCAAGCCCAGGCGGCGCATGAGCCGCTCCACGCTACAGCGCGCCACGGAAACACCTTCGCGGTTGAGTTGCTTCCAGACCTTGTCGGCGCCGTAGACCTGGAGGTTGGCCTCCCAGACACGCTCAATGTGTGGAACCAGCCGCTCATCGCGCTTGGCCCGGGCACTGCGCAGATCCGGATTGCGCCGCCGGGCCGCATGGCGCCGGTAGGCCGATGGGGCAACCTGCAACACTTTGCAGATCGGCTCGACCCCATAGGCGTCCCGGTGCTGATCGATGTAGGCGTTTACGACTTCAGTTTGCGGTCGAGCTCCGCCTGCGCGAAAAAAGCGCTGGCGGTACGCAGGATCTCATTGGCGCGCCGTAACTCCTTGTTCTCGCGCTCCAGGTCCTTGATGCGCTGCGTCTCGGCCGTGGTCATGCCTGGCCGCGCACCCGCATCAATCTCCGCTCGCCTGACCCACTCCAGCAGCGTCTGTGGCACGCAGCCGATCTTTGGGGCTATCGACTCCACAACCGCCCACAGCGACGGGTACTCCCCACGGTGCTCCTGGACCATCCGCACCGCCCGCTCACGGACCTCAGGTGAAAACTTGTTTGACTTGTTCATGGCTCCATTCTCTCAAGAGTTGGAGCCTCCGCGATACCCGGGGCGGTTCATATTGCTTACGAAGAGGCGACGAGTAAGTCATTGTTATCCGCTCGTGTAGATGTGACGCAGGTGTCTGACAGACTGGACGAATTCACCTTCTGAGCTGTCAATTCAGTGGCCGGGGTTTCCCCGGCCACTTCTTTGTGGTCCTTTCCCTAGTGCCCCCGGGGGGCAGGCCCCTGTGGACGGAACCGTGTGGCCCGCCTGATGCGGATCAACGCCTCAATGGAAGGCTTCTTCGGGCTG is a genomic window of Thioalkalivibrio thiocyanodenitrificans ARhD 1 containing:
- a CDS encoding IS3 family transposase (programmed frameshift), translating into MNKSNKFSPEVRERAVRMVQEHRGEYPSLWAVVESIAPKIGCVPQTLLEWVRRAEIDAGARPGMTTAETQRIKDLERENKELRRANEILRTASGFFRAGGARPQTEVVNAYIDQHRDAYGVEPICKVLQVAPSAYRRHAARRRNPDLRSARAKRDERLVPHIERVWEANLQVYGADKVWKQLNREGVSVARCSVERLMRRLGLQGARRGKTVRTTVADRSAPCPLDRVNRQFQAERPNQLWVSDFTYVSTWQGWLYVAFVVDVFARRIVGWRVSCTMTTDFVLDALEQALYARQPEHNDALIHHSDRGSQYVSIRYTERLSEAGIEPSVGSRGDSYDNALAETINGLYKAELIHRRGPWRSRESVELATLEWVSWFNHQRLMEPLGYIPPVEAEANYYRQLASQAVMAA
- the istA gene encoding IS21 family transposase; translated protein: MIKKEGCMEIKILHRQGAGIREIARHTGLSRNTVRKYLRSDGEPRYAARPPRCGKLAPYEGYIRERLEAARPHWIPATVIEREIRALGYQGSIRLLRYFMAELRPTPRPDPVVRFETEPGQQMQVDWGVFRRGRHPLSAFVATLGWSRYSYVEFVTNERFETLKHCHESAFAYFQGIPREVLYDNMRTVVQQRHAYGRDQHRFHPALWDFARHTGFTPRLCRPYRAKTKGKVERFIGYLRHSFFVPLCTRLSQGGLVLDVETANLEVRTWLRDVANARTHATTEAVPAQRWAEEREALLPLALPENVTPLARPRAPTPQRFAPEMLQHPLAVYDALLQEGQS
- the istB gene encoding IS21-like element helper ATPase IstB: MSLQVERLLAVCDTLGLAGIASQYDTLAQAAAKTESSYTDYLEQCLKAELEVRQQRSRSVLVKMAGFPAIKLLDEYDFRFAVGAPKKQIQALSSMAFVERKENIVLLGPSGVGKTHLAIALGYLATQAGLKTRFITAADLLLQLDTAQRQGRLKQVLRRSVNGPSLLIIDEIGYLPMNRDQANLFFQVITQRYEKGSIILTSNLSFGQWDETFAGNTALTAAMLDRILHHSHVIQIKGDSYRLREKHKAGIMKPPASDNN